Proteins co-encoded in one Flavobacterium fluviale genomic window:
- a CDS encoding AraC family transcriptional regulator → MRLIISFLFFLILNTTVAQPTKEFTEQEYLEMQDKIRFSMNGNFDEGLNYVTELQKSTNNEHLSFAYGAGSYLYQLKGNRAKCDEWYNKALAYYKKLPESVQKINLRAYLYNYRGLTEWKRKNFSDALSNYQEGIKLSIKTSDVIQTVKFKSNIALVNEEVGNYELAIKNLRQNSDFLDKNESLYEKDQFQNSKSNIYTNLGNVYEGYFMKDRKKLFLLDSAEYFYKRAITYSQNYIDNKMTATLSLGNIYLLKRDFKNAERAYFDISIYAKQNNDETYYKIANHNLGDLYYSQKNYDKALIFLKKVDSMSLKEKKIDNTYFQSNYIQAKIYSIKNEPELAFKHSKIYLDSYEKYEGQLREEALEVNYKLGTANLSDEMVSIQEKYKYEVLWNKALKVLYVILVVGIVFFLIKSIRDKNKAQKKMNALIEEFKANLEKKEIEKAEIEKAALERPLFVEVPELEDDGLLKKENANLSIDEAKENKIVEKLLALEEKLEYLNADFTLSYVAKKIKTNTTYLSYVVNKRFGKSFGEYSNELKINYVINQMITNHLYRKYSTQAIAESVGFKNAVSFAKSFRKRTGVSPAQFANNI, encoded by the coding sequence ATGAGGCTGATCATCTCTTTTTTATTTTTCTTGATACTTAATACCACTGTGGCTCAACCTACAAAAGAGTTTACCGAACAAGAGTATTTAGAAATGCAGGATAAAATACGTTTCAGCATGAACGGTAATTTTGACGAAGGATTAAACTACGTTACAGAATTACAAAAATCTACTAATAATGAGCATTTGTCCTTTGCTTATGGGGCAGGATCCTATTTATATCAGCTAAAAGGCAATAGAGCAAAATGCGACGAGTGGTATAATAAAGCATTAGCTTATTATAAAAAACTTCCTGAATCTGTTCAAAAAATAAATCTTCGTGCTTACCTATATAATTATAGAGGACTAACGGAATGGAAAAGAAAAAATTTTAGTGATGCTTTAAGCAACTACCAAGAAGGAATTAAACTTTCTATAAAAACATCAGATGTTATACAGACCGTAAAATTTAAAAGCAATATAGCCTTAGTTAATGAAGAAGTTGGTAATTATGAACTTGCAATTAAAAATCTAAGGCAGAACAGTGATTTTTTAGATAAGAATGAAAGTCTTTACGAAAAAGATCAATTTCAAAATAGTAAAAGTAATATTTATACCAATTTAGGAAATGTATATGAAGGCTATTTTATGAAGGATCGCAAAAAGCTTTTTTTACTGGATTCTGCCGAATATTTTTATAAAAGAGCAATTACTTATTCTCAAAATTATATCGATAATAAAATGACGGCTACTCTTAGTCTTGGAAATATCTATTTACTAAAAAGAGATTTCAAAAATGCAGAGAGAGCATATTTTGATATTTCGATCTATGCAAAACAAAATAACGATGAAACTTACTATAAAATTGCAAATCATAATCTAGGGGATCTTTACTACTCTCAAAAGAATTACGATAAAGCTCTAATTTTTTTGAAAAAAGTAGATTCGATGTCTCTCAAAGAAAAGAAAATAGATAACACTTATTTTCAATCTAATTATATTCAGGCTAAAATATATAGTATAAAGAATGAGCCTGAGCTTGCTTTTAAGCACTCAAAAATATATTTAGATTCTTATGAAAAATACGAAGGACAACTTAGAGAAGAAGCTCTAGAGGTTAATTACAAACTTGGCACAGCAAACCTCAGTGACGAAATGGTTAGTATCCAGGAGAAATATAAGTATGAGGTTTTATGGAATAAAGCACTAAAGGTACTTTATGTAATTTTAGTAGTTGGAATTGTGTTTTTCTTAATTAAGAGTATTCGCGATAAGAATAAGGCGCAGAAGAAAATGAACGCTTTAATTGAAGAATTTAAAGCTAATCTAGAGAAAAAAGAAATTGAAAAAGCTGAAATTGAAAAAGCAGCACTTGAAAGACCTTTATTTGTAGAAGTTCCAGAATTAGAAGATGATGGTCTGCTTAAAAAGGAAAATGCAAATCTAAGTATTGATGAAGCAAAAGAAAATAAAATTGTAGAAAAACTACTGGCGCTAGAAGAAAAGTTAGAATATTTAAATGCAGATTTTACATTGTCGTATGTTGCCAAAAAAATTAAAACCAATACTACTTACTTATCTTATGTTGTAAATAAAAGATTTGGTAAATCTTTTGGAGAATATTCTAATGAATTAAAGATTAATTATGTTATTAATCAGATGATTACAAATCATTTGTATCGTAAATATTCTACACAGGCCATTGCAGAAAGTGTTGGTTTTAAAAATGCTGTATCATTTGCAAAATCGTTTCGCAAAAGAACTGGAGTGTCTCCAGCTCAATTTGCGAACAATATTTAA
- a CDS encoding acyl-CoA dehydrogenase family protein → MKPDLFQSPDYYNLDDLLTDEHKLVRESARAWVKKEVSPIIEEYAQKAEFPKQIIKGLGEIGGFGPYIPVEYGGAGLDQISYGLIMQEIERGDSGVRSTSSVQSSLVMYPIWKYGNEEQRMKYLPKLATGEFIGCFGLTEPDHGSDPGSMITNFKDMGDHYLLNGAKMWISNAPFADIAIVWAKNEKGRIHGLIVERGMEGFTTPETHNKWSLRASATGELIFDNVKVPKENLLPNKSGLGAPLGCLDSARYGIAWGAIGAAMDCYDTALRYSKERIQFGKPIGGTQLQQKKLAEMITEITKAQLLTWRLGVLRNEGKATTAQISMAKRNNVNMAITIAREARQMLGGMGITGEYSIMRHMMNLESVITYEGTHDIHLLITGMDVTGIPAFK, encoded by the coding sequence ATGAAACCAGATCTATTTCAATCTCCAGATTACTATAATTTAGATGATTTGCTAACAGACGAACATAAATTGGTTCGCGAATCTGCTCGTGCGTGGGTAAAAAAAGAAGTTTCTCCTATAATAGAAGAGTATGCTCAAAAAGCCGAGTTCCCTAAACAAATTATCAAAGGACTTGGAGAAATTGGCGGTTTCGGACCTTACATTCCTGTCGAATATGGCGGTGCGGGATTAGATCAAATCTCTTACGGCTTAATTATGCAGGAAATTGAAAGAGGTGATTCTGGTGTACGGTCTACCTCATCTGTTCAATCTTCTTTAGTAATGTATCCAATTTGGAAATATGGTAATGAAGAACAGCGAATGAAATACCTTCCGAAGCTGGCAACGGGAGAATTCATTGGATGTTTTGGTTTAACCGAACCAGATCACGGCTCTGATCCTGGAAGTATGATTACCAATTTTAAAGATATGGGAGATCATTATCTATTAAATGGTGCCAAAATGTGGATTTCAAATGCTCCTTTTGCTGATATTGCTATTGTCTGGGCAAAAAATGAAAAAGGCAGAATTCATGGTTTAATTGTAGAACGAGGCATGGAAGGTTTTACAACTCCTGAAACACACAACAAATGGTCGCTTCGTGCATCTGCAACTGGCGAGTTAATTTTTGATAACGTTAAAGTTCCTAAAGAAAACCTTTTACCTAATAAATCTGGCTTAGGAGCCCCGCTTGGATGTTTAGATTCAGCTCGTTACGGAATTGCGTGGGGAGCAATCGGCGCAGCAATGGATTGTTACGATACGGCATTACGATATTCTAAAGAGAGAATTCAGTTTGGAAAACCAATTGGAGGCACTCAATTACAGCAAAAGAAATTAGCCGAAATGATTACAGAAATCACAAAAGCGCAATTATTAACCTGGCGTTTAGGCGTTTTAAGAAATGAAGGAAAAGCCACTACGGCACAGATTTCGATGGCAAAACGTAATAATGTAAACATGGCAATTACCATTGCGAGAGAAGCCAGACAAATGCTCGGAGGTATGGGAATTACTGGCGAATATTCGATTATGCGACACATGATGAACCTCGAAAGTGTGATTACTTATGAGGGAACTCACGACATTCATTTACTAATAACGGGAATGGATGTAACTGGAATTCCAGCATTTAAATAG
- a CDS encoding rSAM-modified peptide, which yields MKNITLQFKNFEADQISKEAQKAVMGGDPPIDPEHTSTPIKNGGGGNG from the coding sequence ATGAAGAACATAACGTTACAATTCAAAAATTTCGAAGCAGATCAAATTTCAAAAGAAGCACAAAAAGCAGTTATGGGCGGAGATCCACCAATAGATCCTGAACACACAAGCACGCCTATAAAAAATGGAGGCGGCGGAAACGGCTAA
- a CDS encoding HlyD family secretion protein, with protein MAEDKFELRSEEVQDILTKVPHWMIRWGTVLIFAIIIMLFFVSWFVKYPDVVRAEIVITTNIPPEKIVSKSSGRIEAILVKNKTEIKKNSVLAIIENTANYKDVFLLKDIVDSYDINNTSKAFPFELLRNKQLGEIESSFAVFQKDYQAQELNKDLHPFQVERRAQQSEKIQISERLEILQQQKGINERELELQKNEVARFETLFNKGIISAQEMEIKKLSFLQAQKNYRSLLSSISQLRSSLIDNTKSSQNSQINSTKEEVNLGRSVSQSFYQLKKVIRDWELAYALKSSISGKVTFLQVWNESQTINVGDNVFSIIPDAENSFVGKVKAPALNSGKIKVGQKVNIRLANYPDREFGVLKGEIKNISLVPDKDGNLLLDVALPNGLKTSYNKQIIFQQEMKGSAEIITEDLRLIERILYQFKSIFEQV; from the coding sequence ATGGCTGAAGATAAATTTGAATTACGAAGCGAAGAAGTTCAGGACATTCTGACCAAAGTACCGCACTGGATGATACGATGGGGAACGGTTCTCATCTTTGCTATTATTATAATGTTGTTTTTTGTTTCTTGGTTTGTAAAATATCCAGATGTTGTACGAGCCGAAATTGTAATTACAACCAATATTCCGCCAGAGAAAATTGTTTCCAAATCATCTGGACGCATTGAGGCTATTTTGGTAAAAAATAAGACGGAGATCAAAAAAAACAGTGTACTTGCCATTATAGAAAATACAGCCAATTACAAAGATGTTTTTCTGCTGAAAGATATTGTCGACAGCTATGATATTAATAACACGTCAAAGGCATTTCCTTTTGAATTATTGAGAAATAAACAATTAGGAGAAATAGAAAGTTCTTTTGCTGTTTTTCAAAAAGATTATCAGGCACAGGAATTAAACAAAGATCTGCATCCTTTTCAAGTCGAAAGACGAGCACAGCAGTCTGAAAAGATTCAAATATCAGAAAGATTAGAAATTTTGCAGCAGCAAAAAGGAATTAACGAAAGAGAATTAGAACTTCAAAAAAATGAAGTTGCCCGTTTCGAAACCTTATTCAATAAAGGAATTATTTCTGCTCAGGAAATGGAAATTAAAAAGCTGAGTTTCCTGCAGGCACAGAAGAATTATAGAAGTCTTCTCTCGTCGATTTCTCAACTGAGATCTTCACTAATTGATAATACAAAATCAAGCCAGAATTCACAAATAAACAGCACCAAAGAAGAAGTCAATCTTGGAAGAAGTGTTTCGCAGTCCTTTTATCAGTTGAAAAAAGTAATAAGAGACTGGGAATTGGCTTATGCCTTAAAATCATCTATCAGCGGGAAAGTTACTTTTTTACAGGTTTGGAATGAAAGTCAGACAATAAACGTTGGCGATAATGTTTTTTCTATAATTCCAGATGCTGAAAACAGTTTTGTTGGAAAAGTAAAAGCTCCAGCATTAAATTCTGGAAAAATAAAAGTGGGGCAGAAAGTCAATATTCGTCTGGCAAATTATCCAGACAGAGAATTTGGAGTTTTAAAAGGAGAAATAAAAAACATCTCGTTAGTGCCCGATAAAGATGGAAATCTGCTTCTGGATGTTGCACTTCCAAACGGCTTAAAAACTTCTTATAATAAGCAGATTATCTTTCAGCAGGAAATGAAAGGAAGTGCCGAAATAATAACAGAAGATTTAAGATTAATTGAAAGAATTTTATATCAATTTAAAAGTATATTTGAACAAGTTTAA
- a CDS encoding four helix bundle protein: MNKPYDLEERTFLFAKECRTYIRSLSKTTSNIEDGKQLIRSSGSVGANYIEANEKLGDKDLIFRLKISRKEAKESKFWLRLLHELNPEQRIISDSLLFEVEELRKILSAIITKTSK; the protein is encoded by the coding sequence ATGAACAAACCTTATGATTTAGAAGAGAGGACTTTTTTGTTTGCAAAAGAATGTCGAACATATATTAGAAGTTTATCCAAAACAACATCCAACATTGAAGATGGCAAACAACTAATAAGATCGTCTGGTTCTGTTGGAGCGAACTACATAGAAGCGAACGAAAAATTAGGCGATAAAGATCTAATATTTAGACTTAAAATATCCCGAAAAGAAGCCAAAGAATCTAAGTTCTGGCTGCGTCTATTACATGAATTAAATCCCGAGCAAAGAATAATTTCTGATTCTCTATTATTTGAAGTAGAAGAATTAAGAAAAATTCTATCTGCAATAATTACCAAAACATCAAAATAA
- a CDS encoding vitamin K epoxide reductase family protein, translated as MSHPNYPSLFAITDSFDLLSVENAAVRVSKEQIVDLPSNFLAYFKDELILVEKIKSGVRIATSKKGNQKLSYDKFLLDWNGVIVAIEPNNVVARENLKVEYNWLKYFLPLVLVIGLSFFYNGFDLFSTTFLATSILGLIVSIFIVQEKWGVKNTVISKFCNLSSNSSCHSVISFNDDIANRWISFSDLPLLFFSSSIIAILIQPLSSAVFVGFLSLLAIPIVVCSIWIQKFEVQKWCIMCLAVSFIILVQSFVWFSSNLFTLSFSLNTVFPYVFSLLLLIPIWASVKVMIKNMLDNENSLKELKKFKRNYSLLNFLSKKVKYTKGFEDLRGLNFGNKKAGVKLTIIISPSCGHCYKTFQEAFDLVLKFPDKIYLNVLFNINPENNDNPYKTVVERLLTINRTTPGKTVEAISDWYIKRMVHKKWLKKWHVESVSMMISQEIQKQYDWCSMNNFNYTPVKIVNERLFPNEYELNELKYFLNDFVEEVQVLDKTA; from the coding sequence TTGTCTCATCCAAATTATCCGAGTTTGTTTGCCATTACAGATTCGTTCGATTTGCTTTCTGTAGAGAATGCCGCGGTACGAGTTTCGAAAGAACAAATTGTGGATTTGCCATCTAATTTTTTGGCGTATTTTAAAGATGAATTGATTTTAGTTGAAAAAATAAAAAGCGGTGTTCGCATCGCAACATCAAAAAAAGGAAATCAAAAATTATCGTATGATAAGTTTCTTTTAGATTGGAATGGAGTAATTGTTGCAATTGAGCCAAATAATGTAGTGGCTAGAGAAAATTTAAAAGTAGAATATAATTGGTTGAAATATTTTCTTCCGTTAGTACTTGTAATAGGACTATCTTTTTTCTACAATGGTTTTGATTTATTCAGCACAACATTTTTAGCAACCTCAATATTAGGTTTAATAGTGAGCATATTTATTGTTCAGGAAAAATGGGGTGTCAAAAATACCGTGATTTCTAAGTTTTGTAATTTAAGTTCTAACTCTTCTTGTCATTCTGTAATTAGTTTTAATGACGATATTGCAAATAGATGGATAAGTTTTTCAGATTTGCCATTACTATTCTTTAGTTCAAGCATTATTGCAATTTTAATACAGCCATTAAGTTCTGCAGTATTTGTTGGATTTTTAAGTCTGCTGGCAATCCCTATAGTGGTATGCTCTATTTGGATACAAAAATTTGAAGTTCAAAAATGGTGTATAATGTGTCTTGCAGTATCATTCATAATCTTAGTTCAAAGTTTTGTATGGTTCTCATCAAATCTTTTTACTTTAAGTTTTAGCTTAAATACTGTTTTTCCTTATGTCTTTTCTTTATTGCTTTTAATTCCGATTTGGGCATCTGTTAAAGTCATGATTAAAAATATGCTTGACAATGAAAATTCATTAAAAGAACTTAAAAAGTTTAAAAGGAATTATTCGCTGTTGAACTTTTTATCTAAAAAAGTAAAATATACAAAAGGTTTTGAAGACTTAAGAGGCTTGAATTTCGGCAATAAAAAAGCCGGGGTAAAACTTACAATAATCATTAGTCCTAGCTGCGGGCATTGTTATAAAACGTTTCAGGAAGCTTTTGATTTAGTATTGAAATTTCCAGATAAAATATATTTAAACGTTCTTTTTAATATCAACCCAGAAAACAATGATAATCCGTATAAAACTGTCGTAGAAAGGCTTCTCACTATAAATAGAACAACGCCTGGAAAAACAGTTGAAGCGATTTCTGACTGGTATATTAAAAGAATGGTTCATAAAAAATGGCTCAAAAAATGGCATGTTGAATCAGTTAGTATGATGATAAGCCAGGAAATTCAAAAACAATACGATTGGTGCTCTATGAATAACTTTAATTATACACCAGTTAAAATTGTAAACGAAAGACTGTTTCCAAATGAATATGAGCTGAATGAATTAAAATATTTCTTGAACGATTTTGTAGAAGAAGTTCAAGTTTTAGATAAAACAGCATAA
- a CDS encoding tRNA1(Val) (adenine(37)-N6)-methyltransferase: MFSFKQFIIKQDRCAMKVGTDGVLLGSWAPISHNPFSVLDIGAGTGIIALMLAQRTPAQQIDALEIDEDAYEQAVENFESSPWGDRLFCFHAGLDEFIEEPEDEYDLIVSNPPFYAEDYKTENEQRDLARFQDAMPFEEIVEAADLLLSENGILAIIIPFKEEEKFIALAKEAELYPLKITRVKGSPKSEIKRSLLAFSRNEVSEIKIDELIIEIDRHVYTPEYIELTKDFYLKM; the protein is encoded by the coding sequence ATGTTTTCATTTAAGCAATTTATAATTAAGCAAGATCGTTGTGCAATGAAAGTTGGTACAGATGGTGTTTTATTGGGTTCTTGGGCTCCAATAAGCCACAATCCGTTTAGTGTTTTGGATATTGGTGCAGGAACAGGAATTATAGCTTTGATGCTGGCGCAGCGCACTCCTGCACAACAAATCGATGCTCTTGAAATTGACGAAGATGCTTACGAACAAGCAGTTGAAAATTTTGAAAGTTCTCCTTGGGGAGATCGTTTATTTTGTTTTCATGCCGGCTTAGATGAATTTATTGAAGAGCCGGAAGACGAATACGACTTAATTGTTTCGAATCCTCCTTTTTATGCTGAAGATTACAAAACAGAAAATGAACAGCGAGATTTAGCTCGTTTTCAAGACGCAATGCCTTTTGAAGAAATTGTAGAAGCTGCCGATTTATTGCTTTCAGAAAATGGAATCCTTGCGATAATTATTCCTTTCAAAGAAGAAGAAAAATTCATCGCTTTAGCAAAAGAAGCAGAACTTTATCCCCTAAAAATCACAAGAGTAAAAGGCTCTCCAAAATCTGAAATTAAACGCAGTTTATTGGCTTTTAGTCGTAATGAAGTTTCTGAAATTAAAATCGATGAATTAATTATCGAAATCGACAGACACGTTTACACTCCAGAATATATTGAATTGACTAAAGATTTTTATTTAAAGATGTAA
- a CDS encoding S41 family peptidase produces MRKTLLIAFFLLFQISFSKPMTETQKLAATCKIWGFLKYYHPNVADGSKNWDDQLFKILPKVEAAKTDLEFSNVIENWINSLGKVKAYKAEISNEEVDYFDKNFDLSWTQNTSLFSKSLCEKLKFIEQNKIQGKQYYVGEGIEFKNEVEYTEFNDKDKSFRLLALFRFWNYVEYFFPYKYQMDQNWDLTLIEFLPRTINPISQNDYYFSLKEFSAKLNDSHALFGARKLFDVFGWNFVPYDIKFIDNKAIVTGFKNESLSKINDVRIGDVITKVKGKTIEELIKENQKYAEGSNSAAILNNIEWAIFNDSTDNGEIEFVRNGKTAIKTINWYPYKDLKINHENKSEKYKFLENNIGYANLAVLTPDDVPAMMEQFKNSTAIIFDIRNYPQGTNFAIAEYLNPEPKNFVKSIDADLSSPGRYIWRKEDTPCGKINPDYYKGNVILLVNEKSKSHSEFTAMTLKVAPKVTVIGSQTAGTDGRNYRFEIIKGLWASFTTYGVFYPDKKEVQRIGIVPDIEIKPTILGIQQGRDEVLERAVLFAKNGK; encoded by the coding sequence ATGAGAAAAACACTACTTATTGCCTTTTTTTTATTATTCCAAATTTCGTTCTCAAAGCCAATGACCGAAACTCAAAAGCTTGCAGCCACTTGTAAAATCTGGGGCTTTTTGAAGTATTATCACCCGAATGTCGCAGACGGAAGCAAAAACTGGGATGATCAGCTTTTTAAAATTTTGCCAAAAGTAGAAGCAGCAAAAACAGATTTAGAGTTTTCAAATGTTATAGAAAACTGGATTAATTCTTTGGGTAAAGTAAAAGCTTATAAGGCTGAAATTTCAAATGAAGAAGTTGATTATTTTGACAAAAATTTTGATCTTTCATGGACGCAAAACACTTCATTGTTTTCAAAGAGTCTATGCGAAAAGCTCAAATTTATCGAGCAGAATAAAATTCAAGGAAAACAATATTATGTTGGAGAAGGAATTGAATTTAAGAATGAAGTAGAATACACTGAATTTAATGATAAAGACAAAAGCTTCAGGCTTTTGGCTTTGTTTCGTTTTTGGAATTATGTTGAATATTTCTTTCCATACAAATATCAGATGGATCAAAACTGGGATTTGACACTAATTGAATTTTTGCCAAGAACGATCAATCCTATTTCACAAAACGATTATTACTTCTCTCTAAAAGAATTTAGTGCCAAATTGAATGATAGTCATGCTTTGTTTGGAGCAAGAAAACTATTTGATGTTTTTGGTTGGAATTTTGTTCCTTACGATATAAAATTTATTGATAATAAAGCAATTGTTACTGGTTTTAAAAATGAATCCTTGTCCAAAATTAATGATGTAAGAATTGGTGATGTTATTACTAAAGTTAAAGGAAAAACAATTGAAGAACTTATAAAAGAGAATCAAAAATATGCTGAAGGTTCAAATTCTGCTGCAATATTAAACAATATAGAGTGGGCGATTTTTAATGATAGCACAGATAATGGTGAAATCGAATTTGTTAGAAATGGTAAAACAGCAATAAAGACAATTAATTGGTATCCTTATAAAGATCTAAAAATCAATCATGAAAATAAAAGTGAGAAATATAAATTTTTAGAAAACAATATAGGTTATGCTAATTTGGCTGTATTAACTCCCGATGATGTTCCCGCTATGATGGAACAATTTAAAAATTCTACGGCTATTATTTTTGATATTAGAAATTATCCTCAAGGAACTAATTTTGCAATCGCAGAATATTTAAACCCAGAACCAAAAAATTTTGTAAAATCGATTGATGCTGATTTAAGTTCGCCAGGACGTTATATTTGGAGAAAAGAAGATACACCATGTGGAAAAATTAATCCAGACTATTATAAAGGAAACGTTATTCTTTTAGTGAATGAAAAATCAAAAAGTCATTCAGAATTTACTGCTATGACTTTGAAAGTCGCTCCAAAAGTGACAGTAATTGGCAGTCAGACTGCGGGAACAGACGGCAGAAATTACAGATTTGAAATCATAAAAGGTCTGTGGGCTTCGTTTACAACTTATGGTGTTTTTTATCCTGATAAAAAAGAAGTGCAAAGGATAGGAATTGTTCCAGATATTGAAATAAAACCTACTATTTTGGGAATTCAGCAGGGTAGAGATGAGGTTTTGGAAAGAGCGGTCCTTTTTGCTAAAAATGGAAAATAA
- a CDS encoding peptidase domain-containing ABC transporter produces the protein MKKFTHYRQADHKDCGPTCLKIIAKYYGKTINIQELRDFSETTREGSNLLFLSDAAEKIGFRTLGVKLSVQRIEEAPLPCILHWNKDHYVVLYKIKKGRYYISDPAFGLLNYSKEEFVKFWIGNNADDSTKEGIALLIEATPKFFQSDFDKEENSGLGFKFLFKYLFQYKSFLIQLAIGLLASSLLSLIFPFLTQSIVDVGIQNQNIHFIYLILFAMLFIFAGRTGLELIRSWILLHLSTRINISLISDFFIKLMNLPISFFDVRMTGDIMQRINDHRRIERILTTSSLNVLFSVINMFVMGAVLAYFNLQIFLVFFLGSVLYFGWITIFLKRREVLDYKRFAEVSNEQNKVMELINGMQEIKLHNAEKQKRWGWEYVQARLFRVSIKSLVLEQTQTIGSSVINELKNILIIFFSAKLVIDGSITLGMMLAISAIVGSLNGPITQLIEFVRELQDAKISLARLSEIHQKEDELQQEVHQSNDVPRDVDIEIKNLSYRYLGSDIPVLDDLSLIIPANKVTAVVGVSGSGKTTLMKLLLKFYEPEKGEISIGSAQLKNISQKAWRSNVGAVMQEGYIFSDTIANNIAFGVDKIDKERLIYAADVANIKEYISGLPLGFNTKIGAEGLGMSTGQKQRLLIARAVYKNPEILFFDEATSALDANNEKEIMRKLDIFFKNKTVVVIAHRLSTVMNADQIVVLDKGKIIEIGSHSTLVEQKGNYFELVRNQLQLGN, from the coding sequence TTGAAAAAATTCACCCATTATAGACAAGCTGACCATAAAGATTGCGGGCCGACATGTTTAAAAATTATAGCTAAATATTACGGTAAAACAATCAATATCCAAGAGTTGAGAGATTTTAGCGAAACAACTCGGGAAGGAAGTAATTTGCTTTTTTTGAGTGACGCCGCCGAAAAAATTGGATTTAGAACTCTAGGGGTAAAACTTTCTGTACAAAGAATTGAAGAAGCTCCGCTGCCCTGTATTCTCCACTGGAATAAAGATCACTATGTTGTACTTTACAAAATAAAAAAAGGAAGATATTATATCTCAGATCCTGCTTTTGGACTTTTAAACTACAGCAAAGAAGAGTTTGTTAAGTTTTGGATAGGAAATAATGCAGATGACTCTACTAAAGAAGGTATTGCGTTACTGATAGAAGCAACCCCTAAATTTTTTCAATCTGATTTTGATAAAGAAGAAAATTCAGGTTTAGGATTTAAATTTCTTTTCAAGTATTTATTTCAATACAAATCCTTTCTTATTCAGCTTGCCATTGGACTTTTGGCGAGCAGTTTATTGAGTTTAATTTTTCCGTTTTTAACCCAGAGTATAGTCGACGTCGGGATTCAGAATCAGAATATTCATTTTATCTATTTAATACTTTTTGCAATGCTTTTTATTTTTGCAGGAAGAACAGGTTTAGAGCTAATTAGAAGCTGGATTTTACTGCATTTATCAACCAGGATCAATATTTCCTTAATTTCAGATTTCTTTATTAAATTAATGAATCTGCCTATTTCCTTTTTTGATGTCCGCATGACCGGAGATATTATGCAGCGAATTAATGACCACCGCCGTATCGAAAGAATACTCACCACATCATCTCTCAATGTGTTGTTTTCTGTAATTAATATGTTTGTAATGGGGGCAGTTTTAGCTTATTTCAATCTACAGATATTCTTAGTTTTCTTTTTAGGAAGCGTGCTTTATTTTGGATGGATAACGATATTTTTAAAAAGAAGGGAAGTTTTAGATTATAAACGTTTTGCAGAAGTTTCAAACGAGCAAAACAAAGTAATGGAGCTGATCAACGGTATGCAGGAAATAAAACTTCATAATGCCGAAAAACAAAAACGATGGGGCTGGGAATATGTGCAGGCAAGGCTTTTTAGAGTTTCAATAAAAAGTTTGGTTTTAGAGCAGACTCAGACTATTGGATCTTCGGTAATTAATGAATTAAAGAATATTTTAATTATATTTTTTTCGGCCAAATTGGTCATTGATGGCTCTATAACGTTAGGAATGATGCTTGCCATAAGTGCCATCGTAGGAAGTTTAAATGGTCCAATTACACAGCTTATAGAGTTCGTAAGAGAATTACAAGATGCTAAAATTTCTCTGGCAAGATTATCCGAAATTCATCAAAAAGAAGATGAGCTGCAACAGGAAGTCCATCAAAGCAATGATGTGCCGCGTGATGTCGATATTGAGATTAAAAATCTATCATACCGATATTTAGGTTCTGATATTCCAGTACTGGATGATTTAAGTTTAATAATTCCAGCCAATAAAGTAACAGCAGTTGTCGGCGTCAGCGGAAGCGGCAAAACCACCTTGATGAAACTGCTTCTTAAATTCTATGAACCTGAAAAAGGAGAAATTAGTATTGGAAGTGCACAGCTTAAAAACATATCGCAGAAAGCATGGAGATCAAATGTTGGAGCGGTAATGCAGGAAGGATATATCTTTAGCGACACAATTGCCAATAATATTGCTTTTGGAGTCGATAAAATTGATAAAGAAAGATTGATTTATGCGGCAGATGTGGCTAATATTAAAGAATATATAAGCGGTCTTCCTTTAGGATTTAACACCAAAATTGGTGCTGAAGGCTTAGGGATGAGCACAGGACAAAAACAACGTCTGCTTATTGCAAGAGCAGTTTATAAAAACCCGGAAATTCTATTTTTTGATGAAGCAACTTCTGCTTTAGATGCCAATAATGAGAAAGAAATTATGAGGAAACTCGATATTTTTTTCAAAAACAAGACAGTAGTTGTAATAGCGCACCGATTAAGCACTGTTATGAATGCAGATCAGATTGTGGTTTTAGACAAAGGAAAAATCATCGAGATCGGAAGTCATTCAACATTGGTAGAACAAAAAGGGAATTACTTTGAATTGGTTAGAAATCAACTGCAATTAGGAAATTAA